The DNA region GTGCTCTCGCACCAGGCGCGGACCGATCCCCTCACCGGGCTGCACAACCGGCTGAAACTGTCCGAGGACCTGGAACAGCTGCACGCGCGCAGCCACCGGTATGCGGAGGGCTACTGCCTGGCCATGTGCGACGTCGACAACTTCAAGAGCTACAACGACATATACGGCCACCAGGCGGGCGACCTTGCGCTGCGGGCTGTGGCTGCGGCGCTGGTCGGCCAGGCGCGGAAGACCGACGGCGTGTACAGGTTCGGCGGCGAGGAATTCCTCCTGGTCCTGCCGAACCAGACACAGGCCGGCGCCGGGGCGTTTATGGAACGGGCGTTGAACCGTGTTCGGAAGCTGGAGATCGCGCATTCCGGGGATCCTTTAGGGCAGCTGACGCTCAGCGCGGGGATTTCGGCTTTCACGGCGGAGCACCGTGTGGGCGCCGAGCAACTGCTGGGCGAAGCCGACGCCGCGCTCTACGCAGCCAAGGCCGCCGGCAGGAACCGCGTGGAACTGGCCCGGTAGCATGGGCCCGCGCGGCTAGGCTGCCTTTTTGCGTGCGGACTTAGCCTGGGCGGGCTTTGACTGGGCAGGCTGGTTCCGGGCTGGCTTCTGGGCTGACTGGTTCTGGGCGGGCTGGTTCGCTGCAAGCTGCTTCACTGCAGACTTAGTCTCGGCTGGCTGAGTTTCGGCAGGCTTGTCCTGTACAGGTTCCTCCCGCACCGCATCAATTTGTGCCGTGTCGTCCTGGCCTGTGCTGTTCTGAGCCGGGTTGTCCTGCACCATGTTGTCCTGGACCAGAGCGTCCTGTGCCGCCTCGCCGTGAGCCAACTGGACCAGTTCGTACTGGCGGTTGCGCCGCCAGCGGCGGACCAGGTCAATGGCTGCCATCACTCCGGCGAGCGGGGTAATGACTGCGGCCATGTAGACGAACAGCATCCAGGTCAGGGTGGCGATGGGCGGATTGCCGTCGTTCAGCATGGACAGGCCACCCACCAGGCCAACGGCCCAGAAAAGCAGGACAGCAATGAGCACCGCGGCTGCGGGGAAATACTGGTTTCGTACGATTTTCTTCAGGGTTTCCATACATTACCTCCTGACTGTCCGGGGCGGGGTGAGAGCCGCTCAAGATCAGTATGCGGCTGACAGGGGGAGGAATCGCGCAACACGCAGAGGCACGTGATGAACCTAACTTTGGGCCGCGTTTTGGGGGCCTTTTGGGCCACTGTTGGATGCCCCGACGGCACCGTCGTTTACACCGCCCGGAATGCGTATCATTTGAGTGATTGGGAGAACGTCGAGGCCGGATTCACGCGGGCCGCGCGTGGCCGCGTGCTCAAAAGTTACGCATTTGCGGCTGGCATCCGGCTACCCAAGCAGGGAGCAGAGTCTTCCCCAACGCCACTCCTGGGAATACCGTAGGACCTGTCCGGCCGCCGCCGGCCCGAACCAACCGTTGGCACCAATCTGGAGGTCCCCATGCGCAAAGTTACCGCCGGCCTGTTCCATTCCGTGGATGGGGTGGTGTCCGAGCCGAATCTCTGGCAGTTCGACAGCTTCGACGAGGAACTGGGCCAGGGCATGACGGCGTTCATGGAGCGGTCGGACACAGTGCTGCTGGGCCGAGTCAGCTACCAGGAGTGGGCCGGATACTGGCCCAACGCGTCCGTGGATGAGGACTTTGCCGGCTTCATCAACCCGGTGCAGAAGTACGTGGCCTCGCGGAGCCTGGCGGAGCCGCTGGAGTGGCAGAACTCGCACCTTATCGAGGGCTCATTGGAGGGTTTCGTGGCCGGGCTGAAGCAGCGCGACGGCGGCGAGATCGCCGTGTGCGGCAGCATTTCAGTGGTGCGCCAGCTACTGTTCGCCGGCCTGCTGGATTCGCTGACCCTCATGACTCACCCGGTGGTGGCGGGGCGTGGCCGGCGCCTGTTCGAAACCGACGATCCCGTCACCCGGCTCAGCCTGCAGGACCAGTACCGGACCAGCAAGGGCAACGTCATCAGCACGTACGGGCTGCTGGGCGAATAATTCCGGCCGTGCTCAGGCTTCACTCAATGCGAAACTCCAGGTGGCCCTATCGGCGTAGGTGCCAGGCCTAACGCGCCACCAGCTCTGCGCTGCGGTCCCAGAGGCCGCGTGCCAGCTCGGCGTCGTATGCCTGGGGGTTTGCCTTGGCCAAGGCCCGTTTGGCGTAGTAGGCGCCGGAGACCCAGTCAGTGCCGGCTGTGCCGTTGATGAGCCACAGCAGGGTGTCGGCGCCCTGGTCAGGGGTGAGCATAAAATGCTTCAGCAGCGTCTTGTAGGCGTGGCGCATGTGGCTGGTGGAGTCTGCGGCGAAGTTGGTGGCCACCACGCCTGGGTGGAACGCCGCCGTCGTGATTCCTTCACTGCCGTATCGGTGGTTCAGTTCCGTTGTGAAGAGGATGTTGGCGAGCTTGGCGGTGCCGTAGGCGCGGTTGGTGGTGTACTTGCGGGCGGAGCTGAGGTCCTCCAGATCCAGTCTGCCGAAGCCGTTGGCCCCGCTGGAGGTGTTGATGACCTTGGCGTTGCTGGCAGTAAGCACATCCATGAGCTCCGTGGTCAGCAGGAACGGGGCCAGATGGTTGACCTGGAAAGTGGACTCGTGCCCGTCCACGGTGAGTTCGCGCTGGCCCATGATGGCGCCGGCGTTATTGGCCAGGACGTCGATCCGGGGATAGTTTTCCTTCAGCTGCGCGGCGAGCGTGCGGACCTGGGCCAGTTCGGCGAAGTCGCAGACGAAGTAGTCAGCGTTGAGCTCTTTGGCGATGCGCCGGGTCTTTTCGGAGGAACGGCCGACGACGACCATCCGCGCCCCTGCCTCAGCCAGCGTCCGCGCGGCGGCTGCGCCGATGCCGTCGCTGGCGCCAGTGATCACGATGGTGCGAGGGGTCATGGCGTGTCCTTTGATCGGGCAAATCACGGCGGGCAGTTTTGGAGTGCGTGCCGCTGTTATAACGGCGGCGGAGCCGCGGGTGTTCCCGCCAGTGCGTTTGCGTCCGGCCTGTACCGGATGCCGCAACGGGCATATCCTGCACTCGGATCCTACATGTCCACCGCAACCGGGAGAAGAAAGCAATGGAGATGCCCAAAGCGTCCGAGGCGGACAAGGAACGTTTCCGGTCGGTGGTGCCGGACCGGCCTGAGGTGGTCATCAAACCGATGTTCGGCAACCTGGGCGCCTTCGTGAACGGCAACATGTTCGCCGGGCTGTTCGGCCCGACCATCGGCGTCAGGCTCTCCAGCGAAGACCGCGCAGAGCTTGAAGGCACCGAGCGGACCGTCCCGTTCGGGCCCGTGGAGCGCCCCATGGGCGGCTACACCGGGCTCCCGGAGGTGTGGAACGCTGAAGGCGAGGGGGACGAGGCGCGGGCAAGGGCCTGGGTCGAGAAGGCGTTCGCGTACGTGGCCGGGCTCCCGCCGAAGGCACCCAAAGAACGCAAATCCCGGGCGTAGGCTCCTCTTAGGCAACAAACGCCCGCTGGCAGCGGTTGGTAATCCGCGGGTACGACGACGGCGGGACGGTCATCCGCTGACCGTCCCGCCGCCGTCATACTTCAGTGAGTTGTGGCTGGCGCTAGCCCGCCACTCCGGCGAGCACGAAGAGCGCCGCGGCGATGGCGAAGCCCATCACGCCGATCAGGGTTTCCATGACGGTCCAGGTCTTCAGTGTGGTCTTGACGTCCATGCCGAAGAAGCGGCCCACCAGCCAGAAGCCGGAGTCGTTGACGTGTGAGACCACCACGGAACCGGCAGCCACGGCGATGACCAGGGCGGCCACCTGCATTCCCGTCAGTCCTGCCAGCGCCACGGCCGGGGCGATGAGACCCGCGGTGGTGGTCAGCGCCACGGTGGCGGAGCCCTGGGCGATGCGCAGGATCGCGGAGATCAGGAAGCCCGCCAGGATGAGCGGGATGCCCAGGTTGCCCAGTACGTCGGCCAGTGCATCGCCGATGCCCGAGGCACGCAGCACGCCGCCGAACATGCCGCCGGCGCCGGTGATGAGGATGACGGAGCAGACCGGGCCCAGCGAGGATTCGAGCAGCTTCTCTATGGCGCCCGCGTCCTTGCCGCGGCGGGCACCCAGGACGAACACGGCCACCAGCACCGCGATCAGCAGCGCCACCGGAGTTTCACCGATGGTGCGCAGGATCTGGAACCACTGTTCGTTCTTGACGGACTCGGACAGCGCGCCGGAGGAGGCCAGGGTGTTGAGGCCGGTGTTGATGAAGATGAGCACCAGCGGCAGGAGCAGCAGCCCGATGATGGTGCGGAACCGCGGCGGGTGGGACTCGGCTTCGGCGCTGGCGTGGCCCAGGATTTCCGGGACGGGCAGGACCAGCTTCTTGCCGGTCCACAGGCCGAAGAGGTAGGCGGTGACGTACCAGGTGGGGATGGCGGTGATCAGGCCGGCGATCAGGACCAGGCCGATGTTCGCGTCAAAGAAGGCAGCTGCCGAGACGGGTCCCGGGTGCGGCGGCAGGAAAATGTGCATCACGGAGAACGCGCCGGCAGCGGGAAGACCGTAACGCAGCACTCCCCCGCCCAGGCGGTGGGCGACGGCGAAGACGACGGGCAGCATCACTACCAGGCCGGCGTCGAAGAAAATGGGGAAGCCGAAGATCAGGGACGCGAGGCCCAGCGCAAACGGGGCACGCTTCTCGCCGAAGACACCGATGAGGTAGTCCGCCAGGACTTTGGCACCGCCGCTGGTTTCAACGATGCGGCCGAGCATGGCGCCCAGGCCAACAAGGAGCGCCACCGTCCCGAGGGTTGTCCCGAAGCCGTTGATCAACACTGGCACCACCTGGTTGGCGGGGATTCCGGTGGCAAAAGCGGTGGCGAGGCTGATCAGGATCAGGGCGACCAGTGCGTGCATCCGCAGTTTGATGATCAGGAACAGCAGGGCGACGATCGCGGCCGCAGCGATGAGCAGCAGGGGGCCTGCGCCCATCGTCTGGGTCCATCCTTCGATGGTCATGGTTCTCCTTTGAAACAGAACTTATTGGGGGTGAAGATGAAAAAGGGGGCCGGAGGGTTCAGGAAACTCCGGTTGCCGGTACCGCGGGGAGTTTCAGCGCGGCGATGGTGGCCTCCACGAGCTCCTCCGGAGCCTGGGAGATGTCCAGGCGGAGGCTCCCTGCCGCCAGCTCCTCGGGGCTGAGAGGTTCCAGGGTGGCCAACTGGCTGGGCAGCAGGGTGGGCGGCATAAAGTGGCCTTCCCGTCCCTGCATGCGCTGGCCGATCAGGCCGGCCTCGCCGTCCAGGTGGATAAAAAGAACCCGGCCTTCAGCCGCTGACAGGAGTTGGCGGTAGCTCCGCTTGAGCGCGGAACAGGTCAGGACTGTGCTGTGGCCGGCCGCTGCCTGCCCGGTCATCCAGTTCTGGATCTGCAGGAGCCAGGGCCAGCGGTCCTCGTCCTGCAGGGGAACTCCCTGGGACATCTTGTCGATGTTCGTTTGGGGATGGAACTCGTCGGCCTCGGCACAGGCCCAGCCAAGCTGCTGGGACAGGGCCGCTGCAATGGTGGACTTGCCGGAGCCGGCAACGCCCATCACCACCAGGTGCGTGGCTGGATACAGCATGTGTTTTACCTCCGGAGAAGACGTCTTTGGCTTAGGGAAGAAGCTCGCCGTGCACCCCGCTGTGAGATGCACTGGAGATAAGGTATCACCATTAAAGCCAATAGATACTATCTTTTAGTGTCACAAGTCATACCTTTGCTTCATATTCGGTACGCTGTGAAGGCGCCTCTGGCGCAGATGGAGGCAGCAGATTGTCGACGGCGACAGCAGGGCCCGCGGATGGCGCGGACGACGGCGGGGCTTCCCCCGCGATGCAAGGACGCGTTCTTGAGGCCGTTGGCGTTGCCATCGCCTCCGGGAGCCTTCCTCCGGGCAGCCGCCTCACCCTGGACAAGCTCCAGCAGGAATATGGGGTGTCACGGACGGTAGCCCGCGACACCATGAAGGTCCTGGAATCGATGAACCTGGTGTACTCGCGGCGGCGGGTGGGCATTGTGGTGCAGGAGCGGGCGCTGTGGAATGTCTTCGACCCGAAACTGGTGCGCTGGCGCCTTGCCTCCGACGGCCGTGCGCAGCAGTACAGCAGCCTCACGGAACTGCGCATCGCCGTCGAACCCATTGCCGCCGCGGGGGCTGCCCGGCGGGCCAGCGCTGCTGAGCGCGCCCAGCTGGTTGCCCTGGCAACGGAGCTGAGGCGCCTCGGCGAGGCGGGAGAACTGGAGGCATTCCTGGCCGCCGACATCGAGTTCCACTGCCTGCTGCTGCAGAGCTGCGGCAATGAGATGTTTACGGCGCTGGAGGGGATGGTGGCCGAGGTACTTACCAGCCGGACCAAGCAAGGCCTGATGCCATTCAAACCCCGGGAAGAAGCGCTCCAGGCCCACGAGAATGTTGCCGCTGCGGTTGCCGGTGGGGACGCGACCACGGCCGAGACCGCGATGCACCACATCCTGGACGAAGTGCGGAATGCGATGGGGCTGCCCTAGGAGTGCCTCGCTTTTCCTTATAGAGGGGACGCACCGGGGAGGCGAATATTCGAGCCGTCCTGCGTCACCTTCGTGCTCTTTCCCGAAGCTGTATTCATGGGTAACCTGAAGGAAATCGCGGTCTCGGAAAATCTTTCGGGGCGGTGATGGGGCTCAGGCAAGAGGCCCCACTGGTGCCGTCCGGACGAGGTGAAAATGGCCATCACAGGGCATTCATCTGAAGGGGTCGCCGCTACGGCCGCGCCCGCAGTGGTACCGCGGCGCAAGGGCAGCCTCATCGTCACCTGGATCACTTCCACTGACCACAAGGTCATTGGGTACATGTACCTGATCGCGTCGTTTGTATTCTTCATGATGGCTGGAGTGATGGCCCTGCTGATCCGTGCAGAGCTCTTCGAACCGGGCATGCAGATCCTGCAGACCAAGGAGCAGTACAACCAGCTCTTCACGATGCACGGCACCATGATGCTGCTGATGTTCGCCACTCCGCTGTTCGCCGGCTTTACGAACGTGATCATGCCCCTGCAGATCGGCGCCCCCGACGTCGCCTTTCCGCGGCTGAATGCGCTGGCGTTCTGGTTCTTCCTCTTCGGCTCCACCATCGCCGTTTCCGGTTTCATCACCCCCCAGGGTGCGGCGTCCTTTGGTTGGTTCGCCTACGCCCCGCTTAACAACACCACTTTCAGCCCAGGCGTCGGCGGGGACCTCTGGGTATTCGGCCTGGCGCTCTCAGGTTTCGGAACGATTCTTGGTGCCGTCAACTTCATCACCACGATCATCTGCATGCGTGCTCCCGGCATGACGATGTGGCGCATGCCCATCTTTACGTGGAACGCCCTTGTCACATCCATCCTCGTGATTATGGCCTTTCCGCCGCTGGCCGCAGCGCTGTTCGGCCTCGGCGCGGACCGCCGCTTCGGTGCGCACATCTATGACCCAGAAAACGGCGGAGCGGTCCTGTGGCAGCACCTGTTCTGGTTCTTCGGCCACCCCGAGGTGTACATCATTGCGCTGCCGTTCTTCGGTATTGTGTCCGAGATCTTCCCGGTCTTCAGCCGCAAACCGATCTTCGGCTACAAGGGTCTGGTCTACGCAACCATCGCCATCGCCGCCCTGTCCATGACGGTGTGGGCCCACCATATGTATGTGACCGGTTCGGTGCTGCTGCCGTTCTTCGCCTTTATGACCATGCTGATTGCGGTGCCCACCGGTGTGAAGTTCTTCAACTGGATCGGCACCATGTGGGGCGGTTCGCTGACGTTCGAGACTCCAATGCTGTGGAGCCTCGGCTTCCTTGTCACGTTCCTCTTCGGTGGCCTGACTGGGATCATCCTTTCGTCGCCTCCGCTGGATTTCCATGTGTCTGACTCCTACTTTGTAGTGGCGCACTTCCACTACGTGGTGTTCGGAACCGTGGTGTTCGCGATGTTCGCGGGCTTCTACTTCTGGTGGCCAAAATTCACCGGCTCCATGCTCAACGAACGGCTCGGCAAGATCCACTTCTGGATGCTGTTCCTGGGCTTCCACGGCACATTCCTCATCCAGCACTGGCTCGGCGCCAAGGGAATGCCCCGCCGCTACGCGGACTACATGCCTCAGGACAACTTCACCTGGATGAACCAGTTCTCCACCATCAGCTCATACCTTCTGGGAGCCTCGCTCATCCCGTTCTTCTGGAATGTCTACATCACCTGGCGGGCCGGCGAAAAGGTCACCGTTGACGATCCGTGGGGCTTCGGTGCCTCACTCGAGTGGGCCACGTCCT from Arthrobacter pascens includes:
- a CDS encoding GGDEF domain-containing response regulator, producing the protein MKVLVADDDPGSLLVAKAAVESYGHFCLAAADGDEAWALYLAHQPDVVVTDWMMPGMDGLALCRAIRAREAELYTYIVLLTSQGSRDDVLAGLEAGADDYVTKPLDPFVMHTRLLVALRVTTLHADLAHYRKVLSHQARTDPLTGLHNRLKLSEDLEQLHARSHRYAEGYCLAMCDVDNFKSYNDIYGHQAGDLALRAVAAALVGQARKTDGVYRFGGEEFLLVLPNQTQAGAGAFMERALNRVRKLEIAHSGDPLGQLTLSAGISAFTAEHRVGAEQLLGEADAALYAAKAAGRNRVELAR
- a CDS encoding dihydrofolate reductase family protein, giving the protein MRKVTAGLFHSVDGVVSEPNLWQFDSFDEELGQGMTAFMERSDTVLLGRVSYQEWAGYWPNASVDEDFAGFINPVQKYVASRSLAEPLEWQNSHLIEGSLEGFVAGLKQRDGGEIAVCGSISVVRQLLFAGLLDSLTLMTHPVVAGRGRRLFETDDPVTRLSLQDQYRTSKGNVISTYGLLGE
- a CDS encoding SDR family NAD(P)-dependent oxidoreductase, yielding MTPRTIVITGASDGIGAAAARTLAEAGARMVVVGRSSEKTRRIAKELNADYFVCDFAELAQVRTLAAQLKENYPRIDVLANNAGAIMGQRELTVDGHESTFQVNHLAPFLLTTELMDVLTASNAKVINTSSGANGFGRLDLEDLSSARKYTTNRAYGTAKLANILFTTELNHRYGSEGITTAAFHPGVVATNFAADSTSHMRHAYKTLLKHFMLTPDQGADTLLWLINGTAGTDWVSGAYYAKRALAKANPQAYDAELARGLWDRSAELVAR
- a CDS encoding TfoX/Sxy family protein — encoded protein: MEMPKASEADKERFRSVVPDRPEVVIKPMFGNLGAFVNGNMFAGLFGPTIGVRLSSEDRAELEGTERTVPFGPVERPMGGYTGLPEVWNAEGEGDEARARAWVEKAFAYVAGLPPKAPKERKSRA
- a CDS encoding GntP family permease — translated: MTIEGWTQTMGAGPLLLIAAAAIVALLFLIIKLRMHALVALILISLATAFATGIPANQVVPVLINGFGTTLGTVALLVGLGAMLGRIVETSGGAKVLADYLIGVFGEKRAPFALGLASLIFGFPIFFDAGLVVMLPVVFAVAHRLGGGVLRYGLPAAGAFSVMHIFLPPHPGPVSAAAFFDANIGLVLIAGLITAIPTWYVTAYLFGLWTGKKLVLPVPEILGHASAEAESHPPRFRTIIGLLLLPLVLIFINTGLNTLASSGALSESVKNEQWFQILRTIGETPVALLIAVLVAVFVLGARRGKDAGAIEKLLESSLGPVCSVILITGAGGMFGGVLRASGIGDALADVLGNLGIPLILAGFLISAILRIAQGSATVALTTTAGLIAPAVALAGLTGMQVAALVIAVAAGSVVVSHVNDSGFWLVGRFFGMDVKTTLKTWTVMETLIGVMGFAIAAALFVLAGVAG
- a CDS encoding gluconokinase; amino-acid sequence: MLYPATHLVVMGVAGSGKSTIAAALSQQLGWACAEADEFHPQTNIDKMSQGVPLQDEDRWPWLLQIQNWMTGQAAAGHSTVLTCSALKRSYRQLLSAAEGRVLFIHLDGEAGLIGQRMQGREGHFMPPTLLPSQLATLEPLSPEELAAGSLRLDISQAPEELVEATIAALKLPAVPATGVS
- a CDS encoding FadR/GntR family transcriptional regulator, with translation MSTATAGPADGADDGGASPAMQGRVLEAVGVAIASGSLPPGSRLTLDKLQQEYGVSRTVARDTMKVLESMNLVYSRRRVGIVVQERALWNVFDPKLVRWRLASDGRAQQYSSLTELRIAVEPIAAAGAARRASAAERAQLVALATELRRLGEAGELEAFLAADIEFHCLLLQSCGNEMFTALEGMVAEVLTSRTKQGLMPFKPREEALQAHENVAAAVAGGDATTAETAMHHILDEVRNAMGLP
- the ctaD gene encoding aa3-type cytochrome oxidase subunit I — encoded protein: MAITGHSSEGVAATAAPAVVPRRKGSLIVTWITSTDHKVIGYMYLIASFVFFMMAGVMALLIRAELFEPGMQILQTKEQYNQLFTMHGTMMLLMFATPLFAGFTNVIMPLQIGAPDVAFPRLNALAFWFFLFGSTIAVSGFITPQGAASFGWFAYAPLNNTTFSPGVGGDLWVFGLALSGFGTILGAVNFITTIICMRAPGMTMWRMPIFTWNALVTSILVIMAFPPLAAALFGLGADRRFGAHIYDPENGGAVLWQHLFWFFGHPEVYIIALPFFGIVSEIFPVFSRKPIFGYKGLVYATIAIAALSMTVWAHHMYVTGSVLLPFFAFMTMLIAVPTGVKFFNWIGTMWGGSLTFETPMLWSLGFLVTFLFGGLTGIILSSPPLDFHVSDSYFVVAHFHYVVFGTVVFAMFAGFYFWWPKFTGSMLNERLGKIHFWMLFLGFHGTFLIQHWLGAKGMPRRYADYMPQDNFTWMNQFSTISSYLLGASLIPFFWNVYITWRAGEKVTVDDPWGFGASLEWATSCPPPRHNFTSLPRIRSERPALDLHHPEIRVREHEPVHGPAAAALGAADIGEKDVRDPNPDK